In Engraulis encrasicolus isolate BLACKSEA-1 chromosome 24, IST_EnEncr_1.0, whole genome shotgun sequence, a single genomic region encodes these proteins:
- the pcbd1 gene encoding pterin-4-alpha-carbinolamine dehydratase, translating into MAGKIQSLSVEEREHLLPLLRSAQWVEVVGRDAIYKEFIFKDFNQAFGFMSRVALQAEKMDHHPEWFNVYNKVQITLSTHDCGGLSQRDISLATFIDQASVL; encoded by the exons ATG GCGGGTAAGATCCAGTCATTGAGCGTGGAGGAGAGGGAGCACTTGCTGCCACTACTACGGAGTGCCCAGTGGGTGGAGGTAGTGGGCCGTGATGCCATCTACAAGGAGTTCATCTTCAAAGACTTCAATCAA gCTTTTGGCTTCATGTCTCGAGTAGCACTACAGGCTGAGAAGATGGACCATCATCCTGAGTGGTTCAACGTATATAACAAG GTGCAGATCACCCTGAGCACGCACGACTGCGGAGGCCTCTCCCAGCGGGATATCTCACTGGCCACGTTCATCGACCAGGCGTCGGTGCTGTGA